A region of the Streptococcus oralis Uo5 genome:
GAACTAGCAATTGAAACCAGCAAGAATGCCTACGTGCCCTATTCTCACTTTCCTATCGGAGCTGTTTTAGTAGCCAAGGATGGTAGTATTTATACAGGTGTGAACATCGAGAATGCTAGTTATCCCTTGACTAACTGTGGGGAACGTACAGCTATCTTCAAGGCAGTCTCTGAGGGGAAACGGGAATTTTCAGAATTGATTGTCTACGGACAAACTGAAAAACCCATCTCGCCATGTGGTGCTTGCCGCCAGGTCATGGTTGAATTTTTTGAACAAGATCTAAAAGTGACCTTAGTCGCTAAAGATAAATCGACGGTC
Encoded here:
- a CDS encoding cytidine deaminase, coding for MATTELIELAIETSKNAYVPYSHFPIGAVLVAKDGSIYTGVNIENASYPLTNCGERTAIFKAVSEGKREFSELIVYGQTEKPISPCGACRQVMVEFFEQDLKVTLVAKDKSTVEMTVGELLPYSFTDLN